From the Shewanella amazonensis SB2B genome, one window contains:
- a CDS encoding LuxR C-terminal-related transcriptional regulator codes for MFKIIHWMVVSRSHLLGDLLDCRWPQEFLVKLTKAAPEEMCNKLHLSQVSLVVIDLASVDLQKAYQLQKHIEREYSSIKVVFIHFPRQTDARFLVNQSVTAGVFFFDASLADIGEGLGEILKGRSQIPAQLLRSSNGEDYEEDSEKLTIREREVLQALLSGSTNLDIANRLFVSESTIKTHLYRAFRKIGVSSRGQAIAWAQTHLHEVHV; via the coding sequence ATGTTCAAGATAATACATTGGATGGTGGTATCTCGTTCACACTTGTTGGGTGATTTACTGGACTGCCGTTGGCCACAGGAATTTTTGGTCAAGCTGACCAAAGCGGCGCCAGAAGAGATGTGTAACAAGTTGCACCTCAGTCAGGTTTCTCTGGTGGTGATTGACCTGGCCTCGGTAGACTTGCAAAAGGCCTATCAGCTGCAGAAGCATATCGAAAGGGAATATTCGTCCATTAAGGTGGTGTTTATCCACTTCCCCCGTCAAACCGACGCGCGTTTCCTCGTTAATCAATCCGTTACAGCAGGCGTATTTTTCTTTGACGCCAGTCTGGCCGATATCGGTGAAGGTCTTGGCGAAATCCTGAAAGGTCGCAGCCAAATTCCGGCACAGTTACTGCGCAGCAGCAATGGTGAAGATTACGAAGAAGACAGTGAAAAACTGACCATTCGTGAACGTGAAGTGCTGCAGGCACTCTTGTCGGGGAGCACTAATCTGGACATTGCCAATCGGCTTTTCGTCAGTGAAAGCACCATCAAAACCCATCTTTACCGTGCATTTCGCAAGATTGGCGTTTCCAGTCGCGGTCAGGCTATCGCCTGGGCTCAAACCCATTTGCACGAAGTGCATGTTTGA
- a CDS encoding M61 family metallopeptidase — translation MIRYSIIPSDPKAHLFEVNLEIPTPSVNQLLSLPAWIPGSYMVRDFARNLIGIKAWQANNPVALTQLDKQRWQVENRSTEPLRLSYQVYAFDLSVRSAHLDMTHGFFNGSSVFLAVEGQTDGPLWVEIQTPTEIALNHWRVATTLPRRSGDAWQFGAFEAENYDALIDHPVEMGDFTQASFEACGVPHHIVLTGRHRCDMERLCQDLKAICETQIQLFGAPAPFDEYLFMTMVLDNGFGGLEHRSSTALVCSRKDLPLSMDDKVNKDYRTYLSLCSHEYFHSWNVKRIKPATFIPYSLESESYTRQLWAYEGLTSYYDDLLTLKAGKVDTETYLDMLSETMTRVYRGVGRFKQSLRDSSFNAWTKFYKQDENAQNAIVSYYTKGALFGLYLDLVIRKETAGKESLDSLMRLLWERFGLTGQGTDEHSHQALVAELLGRDVSDIFAYLDNTDDLPLAPLLAEFGVHMALRAASGQNDTGGGKPSPLTLSLGAKFKAEPLGVRIQTVAESSSAHLAGLSAGDLLIAIDGLQATANLENVLNSYNEGDELALHFFRRDELMTAKLRLQAAPLDTVSLHLEDATAIAAWLG, via the coding sequence ATGATCCGTTACAGCATTATTCCAAGTGATCCCAAAGCTCATCTGTTTGAGGTCAATCTGGAGATCCCAACCCCAAGTGTTAACCAATTGCTTTCGTTGCCAGCCTGGATCCCGGGCTCGTATATGGTGCGTGACTTTGCCCGCAATCTGATTGGAATCAAAGCCTGGCAAGCGAATAACCCCGTCGCTCTGACTCAACTCGATAAACAACGTTGGCAAGTGGAAAACCGCTCAACAGAGCCGCTGCGCCTGTCATATCAGGTGTACGCATTCGACCTGTCGGTACGCAGTGCACATCTGGATATGACCCATGGTTTTTTCAATGGCTCCAGTGTGTTTCTGGCGGTAGAAGGCCAAACCGACGGACCGCTGTGGGTTGAGATTCAGACGCCGACCGAGATTGCCCTCAATCATTGGCGAGTGGCGACAACCCTGCCAAGACGCAGCGGCGATGCCTGGCAGTTTGGCGCCTTTGAAGCCGAAAACTATGACGCCCTTATCGACCACCCGGTAGAAATGGGTGACTTTACCCAGGCAAGTTTTGAGGCCTGCGGCGTGCCCCACCACATAGTGCTGACCGGCCGCCATCGCTGCGATATGGAGCGCCTTTGCCAGGATTTAAAAGCCATCTGCGAAACGCAAATACAGCTGTTTGGTGCGCCAGCCCCCTTTGATGAATACCTGTTTATGACCATGGTATTGGACAATGGCTTTGGCGGATTGGAACACCGCAGCTCAACGGCACTGGTGTGCTCACGTAAAGATTTGCCGCTGTCCATGGACGACAAAGTCAACAAGGACTATCGCACTTATTTATCCCTGTGCAGCCATGAGTATTTCCACAGCTGGAACGTTAAGCGGATTAAACCCGCTACCTTTATCCCCTATTCGCTGGAGAGTGAGAGCTACACCCGGCAATTGTGGGCTTACGAAGGACTGACGTCTTACTATGACGACCTGCTGACGCTTAAAGCGGGCAAAGTCGATACCGAAACCTACCTGGACATGCTCAGTGAAACCATGACACGGGTATACCGGGGTGTGGGCCGTTTCAAACAAAGCCTCAGGGATTCGAGCTTTAATGCCTGGACCAAGTTTTACAAACAGGATGAAAATGCCCAAAACGCCATCGTAAGCTATTACACCAAGGGCGCACTCTTCGGCCTGTATCTCGATCTTGTCATCCGCAAGGAAACCGCAGGTAAGGAGAGCCTGGACTCCCTGATGCGCCTGTTATGGGAGCGTTTTGGACTGACCGGACAGGGAACTGACGAACACAGTCATCAGGCTCTGGTAGCAGAGCTGCTTGGCCGCGATGTGAGCGATATTTTCGCCTATTTGGATAACACGGACGACTTACCCCTCGCCCCGCTGCTTGCCGAGTTTGGTGTTCACATGGCGCTCAGGGCCGCAAGCGGTCAAAACGACACCGGGGGCGGAAAACCTTCGCCACTGACACTGTCTCTTGGTGCCAAATTCAAGGCAGAGCCATTGGGGGTAAGAATTCAAACGGTGGCAGAATCCAGCAGTGCACATCTGGCCGGTTTATCGGCTGGTGACTTACTGATTGCCATCGATGGGCTTCAGGCCACGGCCAATCTTGAAAACGTGCTTAACAGTTACAATGAAGGCGATGAGCTGGCGCTGCATTTCTTCCGCCGCGACGAATTGATGACTGCCAAATTACGGCTTCAGGCAGCCCCTCTGGATACAGTGTCGCTGCATCTGGAAGATGCCACTGCGATAGCGGCCTGGCTCGGGTAA
- the hinT gene encoding purine nucleoside phosphoramidase: protein MAEETIFSKIIRREIPADILYQDELVTAFRDIAPKAPTHVLIVPNHLIPTANDVKASDELALGRMFTVAAKLADEAGIAKDGYRLIMNCNSHGGQEVYHIHMHLVGGEPLGPMLAQR from the coding sequence ATGGCCGAAGAAACCATTTTCAGCAAAATAATCCGCCGCGAAATCCCTGCCGATATCCTGTACCAGGATGAACTGGTCACCGCGTTTCGCGATATCGCCCCCAAGGCGCCGACCCATGTGTTGATAGTACCCAATCATCTTATTCCCACTGCCAATGATGTGAAGGCATCGGATGAGCTCGCGCTTGGCCGTATGTTTACTGTGGCCGCCAAGCTCGCGGACGAAGCTGGCATTGCCAAAGATGGTTATCGACTCATCATGAACTGCAACAGTCACGGTGGCCAGGAGGTGTACCATATTCACATGCACCTGGTGGGCGGCGAGCCTTTGGGCCCAATGCTTGCCCAGCGTTGA
- a CDS encoding YcfL family protein, translating to MKIAQLVLLVALVVLAGGCAKHTAGISGSSSGETRVDNSTFGREVSVGELKMSSSGDLLTAHALIQSRVATDLRLQYRFTWYDTQGLVIDGEGQSWQSLKLHGMQQMQVSSAAPNPSASRFEVYVRKAFSN from the coding sequence ATGAAGATTGCACAGCTGGTTTTACTGGTGGCCCTCGTAGTGCTTGCCGGTGGCTGCGCCAAGCATACGGCAGGGATTTCGGGGTCATCGTCGGGGGAGACCCGTGTAGATAACAGTACCTTCGGTCGCGAGGTGTCTGTGGGCGAGCTCAAAATGAGCAGCAGCGGTGACTTGCTCACGGCCCATGCGCTTATTCAGAGCCGGGTGGCTACCGATCTCAGGCTGCAGTATCGTTTTACCTGGTACGATACCCAGGGGTTGGTGATTGACGGAGAAGGGCAGAGCTGGCAGTCGCTTAAGCTCCATGGTATGCAGCAGATGCAGGTGAGCTCGGCGGCGCCCAATCCATCCGCCAGCCGTTTCGAGGTCTATGTGCGCAAGGCATTTTCCAACTAA
- a CDS encoding PaaI family thioesterase: protein MKVNPDFFELTPLAQRFVSQLAQCRRLGIKVHEGSEHHVLLELPYSQALIGYPDTGVIHGGVITTLIDTASGTAVVCAIQEKFQTLEISPTLDLRVDYMRPAEPGKSVYAFAECYRLSSNIAFTRAIAYQDSIDEPIAHAVGSFMRISPEMVGETFRNALLEDNVILGPVVTELAHCPDEAQSPKPMDVKEIVRRVAELNDFGHLLEQVPYARFIGMEVERFGDELVCRLPSRDANIGNPVLPAIHGGVIAGFMEMSAIVQLMVFMQTSRVPKVVDFSIDYLRAGLHKDTFAECIITRQGRRVANVNISCWQTNRKQLIATARAHFLID from the coding sequence ATGAAAGTTAATCCGGATTTTTTTGAGCTCACACCGCTGGCGCAACGCTTTGTCAGCCAACTGGCCCAGTGTCGGCGTCTGGGTATCAAGGTGCACGAAGGCAGCGAGCATCATGTACTTTTGGAGCTGCCCTATAGTCAGGCGTTGATTGGCTACCCTGACACCGGGGTTATCCACGGCGGGGTGATCACCACCCTGATAGACACCGCCAGTGGCACAGCTGTGGTCTGTGCCATTCAGGAGAAATTCCAAACCCTGGAAATTTCACCCACTCTGGATTTACGGGTCGACTATATGCGTCCTGCTGAGCCCGGCAAGAGTGTCTACGCCTTCGCGGAATGCTACCGCTTATCGTCCAACATCGCCTTTACCCGTGCTATCGCCTATCAGGACAGCATAGATGAGCCCATTGCCCATGCGGTTGGCTCCTTTATGCGCATCAGTCCCGAAATGGTGGGGGAAACTTTCCGCAATGCGCTATTGGAAGACAACGTTATCCTTGGTCCTGTGGTGACTGAGCTTGCCCATTGTCCCGACGAGGCCCAAAGTCCCAAACCCATGGATGTGAAGGAAATCGTGCGTCGGGTGGCGGAACTGAACGACTTTGGCCATCTGTTGGAGCAAGTGCCTTATGCCCGCTTCATCGGTATGGAGGTGGAGCGATTTGGGGATGAGCTGGTTTGCCGATTACCTTCGCGGGATGCCAATATTGGTAATCCTGTGCTGCCGGCTATCCATGGTGGTGTGATTGCCGGCTTTATGGAAATGTCGGCAATCGTGCAACTGATGGTGTTTATGCAAACCTCGAGAGTGCCTAAAGTAGTCGATTTTTCAATTGATTACCTGAGGGCCGGTTTGCATAAGGATACCTTTGCCGAGTGTATTATTACCCGGCAGGGGCGGCGGGTCGCCAATGTGAACATCAGTTGCTGGCAAACCAATCGCAAACAGTTGATAGCCACGGCAAGGGCCCACTTCCTGATTGATTAA